DNA sequence from the Acinonyx jubatus isolate Ajub_Pintada_27869175 chromosome A3, VMU_Ajub_asm_v1.0, whole genome shotgun sequence genome:
aaaaaatcactaggaaGACTATTAAACAAGAATTATTGTAATAGGGTTATTAGATCCAGGCCAAGATGATTTTAAACAGTCTGTTAGTCTAACACTAAAAATGTAGGGCACCTATGCATAAAAGTACatctattgttgttgttgtattattattattattggaacTCTGAGTAAGAAGGAAAGCTTTAGACCCCAGTGAAGGAAACCACAGAGGATTTAAACAAGATTCCTAAGAAAACCTgcagtgaaaacagaaaaaaaaaaaaagcccaacaaaCAAAGACTGCAGTGTTGGCAGATGAGTTAAAGCAAATGTGGAAACCAAAGATCACCTTAGCGATGACAGGTTATCTCAGAAATGGGGGAGCTCACGGTTCACGTACACTCAATGGACATTTATAACCCAGGATCTGTCGGGCTTGGCTACACTTCAGAAAGCAGACCTACTAGGCACCTGTCGTTTGACAAGGGATTTGAAGAGCACACAGCACTCTTAACAATCATGCTTTACATTTACACAACGCGTTATCGCTTATGACCACAGCTTGTGTTAAGCACTGTCCTATCCGAATTAGGAACTTTTGATTCCTTCGCTTACCTTGCAGTCTTTGAGCAAAAGTCCCTGACATTTTAATCTCTGAGCTTTTGGTTTATTTGCCTATGAAATGGGGTCCTATCACATTTTTATTGCCCAAGGCTGTTTCAAAGGGCAAATGTGACTTAgatgaaaggtttttaaaaatacagaaagaaggtGGTATCATGGCTATGTGATCATTACTATTGCTGCTTACTAATACCTGAAGGCAGGGAGGCTATCGTTTCAAGTCAGGAGGGGGTATGCAAAAGGCCCAGGAACCCTACTTTTCTTTGCCTGATTCCAGGTTCCCACGATACACATGATGTGGGCAAATTATAAAGAGGAACCTACCTGtatagaaaactattttttttttttttgcaagaagtCTATGGGAAATTGGATTTTGAAAGGCAAGGAAGAATTTTGGCTTCTGAGAAGCATGAAATActagtgggagacagagaaaattgTAAGTCTCTCTCAATTCTACAGATTTGGTGGCCTGATAAGCTATGTCCTTCCCACTGCACCAAAGAGTTCAGTGGAGGCATTCTGAATCCAGAAAAATGgctgtgctgggggcagggggggggtgggggggcaggcgcTCCTGCATGATGGGACGCAATGTAGCCTTGTTGCACCTGGTGCCATAAATTATCATACAATTAATTGAGATTCACTGTATAAATAAAGTGTCATGGCAGGATGGCCATTATTATATACAGCATTTACCCAAACACTTTTAATAAACGTAGCAGATACTACAGAATTCTCATCTACAAGCCCCTCAATTCTTAAAAAATGGGGGATTCATACCCAAGTTGGGTTTCCAAAAACATGGAAATAGTCTATTACTGAATACTGTTAGATAAGAAAAAAGCTTCCTCTCTTACATATTCTAGAATTTTAGTCATGTTATTGAtgatctacctacctacctatctccTCTAAAAAGTTCCCTGTAATGTGGTTAAAGTGTTTGCGcaggaaaaatggaaatggtatctatacacacacacacacacacacacacacacacacacacacaaattgttaAGCACGTCACAAATCAGGACCCATATCAAAGGATGGTCTTTTGACCTGCATTTTCAGTGGCAGGACTATATGGATGTCTTGTTTTAGGTTAGGATGCTAGGATTTGACTGTTAGTGAGAACTCTTGTCCTAAAGGTAAGGAAGTCCtcatccttcctcccccaccctcctcctcacccAGATGGGGGACCTCTCTCGTCACTTTGGCCGAATGAAGCCTGGCGGGAAATGAGCCTGGTTGGACAAATGGCATTTACGGCAGCAGGTGACCCTGGCTGCCTAGTTCAGGCTCATGTCTGATGTAGCCTGAGGTCAGGGCTTCTGGACCCGTGGCACCCTGAGAGCAGAGTCAGGGCAATCATAGGATGACCCCAGCAAATTTCTTTTCGTTAAGGTGAATTTTTCACCCTGGATACAAAACAAGGGTGAGCAAATTAAGCTTCTAATATTCTTAAGACCTGGCCCCAGACATGGACGGTTTGCGGCAGGACTGGCATTTGCATAATCTGTGGTTGAAGCCAACAGTCCTGGTTTGAGGGGACTGTgctgacacccccaccccccaccccgcccccagaaTAGGGGTCTCCACACATGGAGGTCTGCTGGGAAAGCTTCACTGCACAAACAAGGCAACTGAGGCCCCAGCGTGTCAGGGACGCGCCAACTAGGGGTCAGGTGGACACGGTCACCTGGCTTCCCGTCTGTACCCCCTTGTGTCCCCTCCTCACCAGAGGCCAGCTTCTCGGGGCTATGCTTGGAATACTGCAATGAGACTGTGATGGCAAAACCAGTCGTTCGCAGAAACACAGAGCCTTGTCATTTAAGGGCTCTGTGTGTGGCTTCAGCGGAGTTGGGACATCCCACATTTAAAGCTGCTTCCCTTCTATTGGTGTTTGGGAAAATGATGATGTCGTGATATCCCTGGGTGGGCACAGCTAATGACCACTGCATTTAAAACTGTGATGTGTGAAAGGCACACGCGTCACAAAAGCAAACAGTCACGTGCCTGATGTCATTACTAAAAAACCATCACACGTTATATGATAGGTAACAAACAAATGGAGCACGGCTTTAGAGATTGTGATCTTCGAATCCCTTGAAAGGTCTTAGAGAACACAATAAAGAAATTCAGACTGTGCGCTTCACTTGGGAAATTTTCATTCAAGCCACACATGCAGACCACTGCTAACGACTGCTCTAATGACCGGTGTGACACGAGAAGCCCATGTCTCAGATGGGAGCTGAGGTGAGgctggaagaggggaaggagaggaggggaggggaaggagaggaggggagggcaagggggaggggggagggcgagggagggagggagggaggtgggggggagggggcgcggagAGGTGGCAAAgatgaagagaaggagaggaaggcgGAGGGTGGCGGGACATACACGATGTACTTAAAGAACACAAGACCTTTTTACATTTCTTGGTATCCCAAGTCCATTGGCAGAGGATGTTACCTTTGATCCTCTTTGCCCCCAGCTAAAGCTGCTTGGAAAGATTCACATTTACATATTTCACAAGTCATATTCACAGTTTTTACCACACTTCGTCCACATGCTTAAAATACAGTCgaagcatttaaaaacaattttttttaaattttaattgcatttcagAGACAAGACAACATTTCACTCCCAACGCCTAATACTCTTTTTAAACCAAGCCCCTCCTACTGTGCTTTGTAAAAGCGTAAATGATTGGCTTACCTCGGACTCttccctaggaaaaaaaaaatcatttcatattttttaaacacagccACGCCCACCCTCTTGGAACCAGCCCCGTGTAGGTTTGGATCCAGACCTGCCTTTAGCAGATTAAGTGggggttttggttgttgtttgttggtgggtttcttttcttctccctcctccctccatccccccccccaccccgggtgaGCTGAGTGTGTGCAGAATATCGAACTTCATGTGTGTCGCCCCCGACGCCCCAGATACCTGAGTGTCTGGTTTTTCAACCGTAAAGGCGGGAGGGTTTGGCGAACGAATGAGAAGTGAGGAAACGCTTAgcgcaaagggaaaaaagagagaaagacacacagaaaaaaggTTATGGAGGCCGGCGAGAGGCGGCCCCCTCTCCCCCGCGCCAGGGGCCCAACTCATTCCCCGAGATGCCCCACCACCTTCTCCTCCGCATTCTTCGCGCCGCCCGCCGCAGAGCGCCAGCGCTCAGGTACCTCCAGAGTGTGTGCAAACACGGAAAGTTTTTGCCCGCGCCATGGCGCAAAACACAAGACAGCCCGTTCCCCAGTACAAGTACACGGTCGGCGGGTAATTTGGGGGTGCCAGCGATGGGAACTGGGGGACACTTGAGCATATCATGCACAGGCGGACACAATATGGACACCAACAGACACCAACGACAAGCTGTCTGCGCCCAAGCAGCAGGGCCAGGCGAGGCGGGGGCGCACCTTTCCCCAACGaccccagccgccccccccccacccgcggCCCCAAACCGGCACAGCCCGGGGGACCCCGGGGCCCCTCCCCGGCAGTTCCTGGCTCACCTGAAGCCCCCGCCTTCCTTGccggcccccaccccaggactcGGCGGCATCTTACGGTCGCTGGCGCTGGCTTGTCCAGCCGGAAACGACCCTCAGTGTTGCTCGGCACCACTTTTCTCCCTGGAGGGCACATACTTCGACCACCCACACCCAGCCGAGGCCCCCTCCCGCTCCCAGGGCAAAGTTCGGGCCCCTCGCTGGAACTTTCTAGCAGTGTCTTCCCGCCTCGGCCTGGACACCCCCCTCCTCCCGCTGCCAGGCCCCGAGCCCCACCGGGCAGCCCTGCTCCCCGCGGGCAGAGTCCGCCGCATTACCTAGAAGCAGCAGGCGGTGCGTACACATGTACCCCATCTTTTCTTCCTGGAGTTGTTTGTCGATGAGCTGGCTGCGTTTCCTCTCTGCGCGCTTCTGGGCGCGTTTCTCCAGGGCTTCCTTGCGCATCTGTCTGCGCTTCTCCGCCAGGGGAATCTTCTTGACCTTGGGGCTGGGGGCGGCTTTGGGCTGGGGGCTCTCGGATCGGCCGAAGCAGCCCCCGAAGGCCTGCATGAGGAACTTGCGGAGCAAGTTGCGCCGGGGCTTTCGGCGGCGGCGATTTCGCCGGGGCTGCAGCCAGCGGCGGCATCCGGAGGTCCCATCGTCGGATTCATCGCTGCTGTGGTCGTCGTCGCTGCTGACCGACCTCTCGTCGTCGTCGCGGCCGCGGCCAGACCTGCCCCGCCAGGCAAATGCGCGAGTAGGCTGCGGAGTAGGCGGATCGGCAGCCTGGATCTCGGGGCTGGGGGGTCGGAGGAAGCGGAGCTTGGGTCGGGCTCCAGACGCAGGGGCGGCAGGGGCTGCCCGGGCGGCAGGAGCTGCCCCGGCGGCCGGAGCGGCAGGGGCTGCCCGGGCGGCAGGAGCTGCCCCGGCGGCCGGAGCGGCAGGGGCGGCAGCGGCTGCCCCGGCGGCCGGAGCGGCAGGGGCGGCTGGGGCTGCCCCGGCGGCTGGAGAAGCAGGGGCGGCCCCGGCCGCTGGGGCTCCGTCCCCGGGAGAGGGGACTTTTCGTCTCCCCGCAGCAGAGGCGGCGGCTGAGCCTCCTTCCATCTCGGCTGCTTCTCCCTCAACTgggggtctctctccctctgctcgctctctcttaacTGGGGCTCCGGAGACCTCGATGGGCGGGCCGTCAAGCGCGATTGGGGGGCTGTCCATGTTGACGGGAGCGTCGTCGACCCCAACGGGGGCGCTGCCAATCTCGAGCGGGGGTCCGGAGATCTCCATCGGGGGGCTGTCGCCCGCGAAGTGTGGAGGAGATCTGACAGCCTCTCGGGATGGGCTGCCGATGGCGCCGGGGACCCAGAGGGGGGGCTCGTTCGCGGCGGGAGCGAGGAGGACCGCACTCGGGACCGCGACTGCCGCGGGCTGGCCGATGCTGCCGCCGTCGATTTGTGGGATAGCTCGGGGGAGCCCGGGGGGTGGGCTGTCGTCCCCAAAGGCTGCTCCATCAAACTCAAATGGCATAGCCTCCTCAGGGGGAGGACTACAGTCTCCTCTGAAGCCTGTGGTTGCAGGCTTGAGGGCTCCGGGCTCCTGGGGAGGAGTGCTAAAGACCCCTGCACCTGGGCCTCCTGGAGCGAGGTCTGAGACCTGCAGGAGAGGCTGGCTGCAACCTCCCTGTGCAGGCTGCTCAAACTCAAAGGGCATGGCTTCTTCAGGTGGAGGGCTGTAGCCTCCCAGGCTGGGTCTGGCATCATCGAAGGCTCCGGGCTCCATGACCGTTGGGCTGAAGACCTCAGGGCCTGCCTGGGCCCCAGTGGTGTCTCCGGGCTGCTCCAGGGTAGGCCAGAAGCCTCCTGGGCTGGGCTGCTCGACCTCGAAGGGCATGGCTTCCTCAGGAGGTGGGCTGTAGCCTCCGAGGGCTCTGGTTTCCTCGATGGCCTGGCCCAGGTCCTGGCAGTTGGGTCCGGGGACCTCGGGGGGTCCACAGGCCTCGCCTTCAATCTCGAGGGGGACGGGCTCGCTGTGAGGCGGTTCGGTCTCCATCTCTTCGGCTGCGCCAGGCCCAGGACTGGGGGCAGCTGCCCCTGGGGCCTCCAAAGGTGGTTGCTCGGGCTGTTCCCCGAGTTCAAGGGGGATATCGCGTTGTCCTGACATATTATTGCCGTCGAGGCAGTTGCGCACGCCCATAACACGGTGGCGGActcttaaaataaacttgggGCCCCGTGAGTCGGAGCACCCAACCGAACTAGGGTGAAAAAAATATCTTCGAAAAAATTCAAAGTATCAGCTAGAAAGTTCTCCAACCTCACTTTCCAACCCTCTTGAGGTCTGGGGCTTGAGGGCCTCAAACCCAAGACCAAAGCGGAAGCAAGTCTATTGTTGCCGGTGCAGTTTTGGCTCCTTCCTGGCCACTTTTTATCCCCTCAGGCTGCCCCTCGGCGCCCCTCTTGGCCTGCCCtcgtcccctcctctctctttctctctctctttctgtctctctgctccaggCCAGCCCCGCCTGCTTGGATCTGAGGAGCGTGCCGATTCGGTCCGAAAATCGCTCGTAGTGCTCGCTCTCTGCCACCAGAGGACGCCGGCCCCGGTGCCAAGGCAGCTCCGGGAGCCGGATCCTGGCGCCGGCAGCCCCGGACTTTGGGTAAGGGGGCCGATGAGCGCAGGCCTCGCAGGGATGTTTTGGCTCCTTCCACTCCTCTCCCTGACTGATTTGGagtctttctcctctcttatcccctggccagagagagagagagctctcctGCGTTGCGGGACACGTGACGCAAGACGTGGGCCCGGGCTGCTTGAGCGCAGGAGCTGAAAACCCTCCCTCCCAGACCCAAATGACTCTcctcgggggaggggggaaccGCAGGAGGGTTTCATCACCCCAGGATACCCCTGAACCCCTGAGCCGCAGCCCCCAGACCTGGGCAGCCTCCAATCTTGAGCTCCAAGTCCGGAGTACAAGGCTTTGGGCGCGTGGGAAGGGGGCGCGGGCGCGCGCGGGGATGCGACAGGTGGTCGTAAGCCCACCGGCAGAGCGGAGAGAGGCGAGGGGCAAGGGCCTGCCGTGTGTGTGCGCCCACAGTTCGTTTTTAAAACGCCTTAGGGTACTTTCCACCGCTTCTGCAGCGTTTGTTTGCCGGTTTGCCCAGGCTGGCTCCTGTAAAAACACTCAATGTCCCCCATCCCCATCACACCCTGGGGGTCCCTGCGGTAGTCTAGAGTGGCGCAGGCAGGGTTTTCCCCCCGATTATTTGGACGATGATGCAGGGGAATAAGAGGGTCTTGGGCGCGCACCACGGAGACCCTCTAAGCGGTAGTTGCCGCGGCACGgaacgggggcgggggtgggcgcgGGACACACGCGGAGACCCCCATCCGGTGCAGGCCTCAGAGTTCCGGGGGTTCCTACTGTTCTGGGGAAGGGTTAGCGGGATTTGTGTTGGGACCTGCGGCTGGCTTAGCGTGGTCTCGGAGACTGGACAACCCTGTGCGCACAGAACCCAAAGATACACACTGTGCCGCGCCGGCAGCAGTGGCTGTGATGTGCCGCTCTCGGCCGCGGGCGCCGGCTGCAGGGTCGGTCGGTCCGCCGCCCCAGTTCCTCTCCAGCCCCTCGCCAGCCCCCCTGGGGCCCCTCTCCTTTCGCTATGGGTATCCCAGGGCAGTCGCTTTACTTTTCCACTGCTAGAGCCCCCAGAGGCGCGGCATTAAGCCCGGCCACAAGTGTAGCGGTCGCCTGGCTGCGCTCCTGTCGCCGAAGCTCGTGTGGGTTTGGAGCCGGCTGGGGTAAATACCCGCACCGGCGGGGTGGGCTTGGCGCGTGTACGCGCACTGCTCTGGGTCTAGGGTCTGGTGTCTGAGGAACGATTTGagtcgcgggggggggggggggggcggcgggaaTTGCTGCTTGCGGGTCACGTACGACCCGGGACGTGGGCATGAGGGCTGTCTCGCCAGCGGGTGACACGGACCTGCCAGCTACCTTTAGGTGCAAGGCAGCTGGGCATGAGGCAGGTGGTCGCCTGGCGTGCGGGCGGGGGAGAGATGGCAGGAAAAGTTTCACGAGGGGTGGGCGGCGGCGAGCGGGAACACCGCTTGGGTGGCTGTATCTACGAGCCGCAGGCGGGTGAACCACGCACGGTCCAATCTCGTTAAGTCCAACGCATCCCTCTTAGAACGATGGGACCACAGCCACGGCGCACCACTGTCCCGCATCCGCCACCCACGTGGCCGTGCTGCGGGAGAAAGCTGACCAAGTCGGACTCTGGGCAACGTGTGGGGCCCCCCAAAGGCGTGACAGGTCAGCTCCATGGGTCTACACACTTGGAAATGCCAACACTGAACTTTGGCTCAAACTTTGTCCAACTATCCCCGTGAGCGACGGCTCAACCCTCTGAGCATCCAACGGAATGGGCCAACTGGGTCGCGACCGTCCACTCACTCCCCTCTGACCCCAGTGCCGGGTCAGCCATTGGGCTGGGGTCACGCCAATCAAGGTTGCCTGGCGAATGAGCAGGGGGCGTCCGACCGGAAACCGGATATGAATGGGAGGTCCAATAGGGGGCGCCGCGTTGGAACGCCCTGAGAGGTTGTGCTGCTGGGGTGGTTGGAAGCGGTTGGTGGGCGGGCGTATGGCGGCCAGGCCTGGGACGCCTCGAGGCCGGCTGGCGCCGTGGGGTCACTCTTCCTGATGCCACAAGTCACAAAGGCTGGAAGGGAAGGTTGGGGGCTGACAAGGGTCAACCCTAGGTCTCGCAGGTGGCGGTGGGCAAACCCTCCCGTCCGGGGGAACCGCTGCTGAGACCAGgcgagaaggaagaaaatgtccaGGGCCTGGAGGTAGAGGGCCAGGACCCTGAGGAGGGAGAGGGCTCGCTGCCCCGATGCAGAGGAGCAGTCCCAGACGGAAAAGGAGTTGAGGCCCCAGGGATGCTGCGCCCTGCCGAAGTAGAAGGTCAGTAGACATTGGGGTTTGGAGCCCCAAAGGGACGGGTTGCCCTCGTTCCGGGCCTTGCTTCCCCAAAACACTATTCATCAAGGAATGGGTACAGGGTCTCTTTGTTTGACATCCTCAGGGGCGTCTGGGACCCCCTTTGTTCAGCACTCTTTGGTGTCTTTGGTTCTTTGCCTGGGGAGCCCATACACTGAGGGGATAAAGGCCGGGTAGATCCCAACACTCCATCCTAAAGGATAAGCAacaaaaatgagaggaaagacctctactggtggggggggggggggactcgaAAGTGTTGGTGGGGAAAGTGGCGTTTCAAATGGGCCTCCGTGGATGGCTAGGGCCCTTGGCtgccaatgggggggggggggcgggtggaatGATAGGTGTGGGCCCACCAGGAGCAAAAGGGGGAAGCTGGGTAAAGAGGACAGGCCACAGCGCAGAGTCTTGGAGGCGCAGTGGGAGTAAAGAGGGACGAATGAGGTAAGATCTCTCTGAGGATACCAGGAAGTTTCAGGGCAAGCACTCTTGAGGCTGTTCTGGTAGGAAATGGAGATGATGAATGTTAATTGTGCTGCAAGGGAGGCTTTGCGCTTAGTTTTAGTAAAGATGGAGGGAGTGTGGAGGATGGTCCCACCGGAGCGAACAAAGGACGCCGTAGCTGGCCCTGACCTTTAAGGTGGGGAGACCCACGTGCAGTGAAGGAAGCAGGAAGGCTGAATGAGGGGACTCGAGAGGGATCCCAAAGGGCCCTCGAGCATCTCCTGTGCTCCCAAGGCACAAAAGGTGGAGAAGCCAAAGTGTGGCGCCTGGACGGTGGGACACAGGTGACACAGGGAAGTGGGGAGGATCTTGGGGAGGGGTGGCATGGTGGCGGAGCCAATTTGGGTTTGGACTTGGCAGAGGTGAAGGAAGGATGGGAGTCGCAGTGGAGTTTCTCACGGCCTGTTAATTAAGAGCGTGGGCCTGAAGTTTCGAAGGAAGCGCGAGACCTCAAGTTCAAAGTGACAACCGTCCTTATAGGATATGGAATCAGTGGGTCAGATACCACCCTCAAGGGGAGGAATATATCTGGTGACAGAATCTGGAGCACTTAGCGCACTAGAGGAGAAGAAAAGCTGCCTCAGGAGAGAGCAGTGGGCTAGGAAGGACTGGCGGGGGTACACGGGAGGGGAGGATCTAAGAAGCGCCACGTACCTAGTCAGGATTGTGGTTTCTTAGCCTCTGTGCTGTAGACATCGGGGCCAGATCATTCTCTGCTGAGGACTGTCCTGGGCACTGTAGGGtgttagcagcatccctggcctctacccactagatgccagtagcagccCCTTAGTTGTAGCAACCAAAAATCTGTTAGATtttgccaaatgtcctctgggaGGCAAAATATCGCCCCCGGATGAAACCACTGCTGTAGGCTGAGAAAGGACCCTCAGATTGGAGTAGGAATCATTGTAATTGAAAGGTAAATTAGGACCAGGGAGAAAACATTACGCTGTTTAACTGCGATGCTCCCTATTGTCtactcttactatttttttttcttccgtaGGGACTGGCCACCAGAATCTGAAACCTCAAATCACTCACGTGAGGGGGTTCAAAGCTGAAAGCATCACAGATCAGCAGTGGGACTTGAGACGCCTCAGAAGTGCGTCCAGATGTTTGAGGAGCTGGCCAATGTGAACGGCAGCTGGCGGGCCTGGCCACGGGGACCTGAGGACCCCGCTATGGTAAGAGCTGGGGGCGATTAGCTGGTGGGTTGactgggggcgggtggggggaggtgtgCTCTCTGGTGAGCATACTCTAGACTGGTGAGCTTTCTGGCTCAAGACAGAAATGGGGCCTGGCCCTGGATGCAGATTGGCCAGTGACAGGTGGTAGTGGGTAGCCTAGGCCACACTGCCAATTCTGGATGGATTTCTATCAGAGAAAGGGGTCTGTATCTGGTAGGAATAAGCAGGAACAAGGAAGGAAGGTCAGTGAATGAGTTCACACCGATGACGAAGAGGAAGGCAAGATAGGCTAGTCACAGGGTGCCCGAGAGAAGGGGGTGCTGGGGTCAAGGGCAAAATCTGTGTGCCAGGGTCTGGGCCCTGTCCCCACAGGGAGCGAGCGGGAGCAAAGGCGTGCAGTGAGACGGGTGTATCCATCAGAGAAGGAAAGGGCGGGCTGTCAAGTCCAGGTGAAGGTCTGTGGGAAACCGCGTATCCTTAAAAAGATCCTTAAAACTGCTACTTAAAAAGAATATAGATTGTCTACACTCCACGAGTCAAGAGAGGAAACACTGCGTATGTTTCAGTTAACCCGCATTTCTGAGGAAAGTCCGCCCGTTCACCAAAAGGCACAGGTCCCTCAGGTAGGCTCGGCTCTTTGTAAGCGAGTAACCCCCAGCGGAAAGAAGGTATTTCTTCACTCTTGGCTCTCTGAACAGCACCGTCACCATCTGTAGGGACATGGCCCCCTGCCTCGGTGACCCCGTGTGGCACCCTGGGCTTCCCAAACTCCCATATTCCTGCTATATTGACACCTGCACCAGCACACGTCACACTCCGCAAATGGCCGTTAGTACGCTTACATTCGGGGATTCTTACTCGTTGCCAAAAGCACAAGGCGCATCCAAAGTTTAAGTAGCTGCCTGTCAGCGTTCTCATTTCATCCCcgtatccaagaaagagaaagcaaagcaggCAGACGAGGAGGTGGTCGAGAGGGAAAGGAGCAGAAACCAGgcaaaatgatcttttttttttggcagtggtATTTCCTCCTAGCCTAGCGTTTGGGGTGGGGGCCGTCTGCAGAAGAGCGCTGTGCAGACCACTCCCGTCATTGCTGTCTGTCCGTGGATTTCTTTGGAACGCAGAAAAGGAGAATCTTTTCACCAGCTGGGAGGAAAAAGCCAAAGccaaaaggagagagaacccGGGCAAGAGGATTCCGGCAACTGTTCTGTTTTTCCACCTCCCGGTGACCAGTGTTTTCTGAGTGCGAGAAGACTTTGAAGCTGTTCGGTTAATCACCGTTCAGTTAAGGCCTGCCGTGCTCATCTCTCTCCGTTCTAGCATCTCCTCTGCCAGCCTCGGCCGGTGGAGGCAGCAGCCTCCTGTCTGCAGAAGGGTCTGCGTGACCAGGCTGTTTCAGGCAAACGCCAGCCGGAGAGAAAACGCCTCAGATGGAGGTCAGGGGCAGGTGCACGGCTGAGATTACAGATGGGCCGGAACCAGACTTAGGGAGACACTTGATCTGCTCAGATTAACAAACCCCGTGCTGCAGCCCCGGGGCGGAGGGTCTCCTCCCAGGAATTCAGACCCCTTCATTCAGCTCGCTAGCTAAACTCAGCAGCCCTCGACCTGGAAGGGTTACCCATTTCTGCTGCGGCCAGGCACATGGCCGTCCTCTGACGGCCTGTGCTAGCGCGGTGGGCCCGCACATTCTCGACAGTCGCTTGAACTGGGCCGTGGGTTCCTTCTCCAGGCTAGTTGATGATGCAGCAGAGAAtgtggaggggagaaaagatgaacagTGCCCCGGGAAGGGGACTAAGAAAGGGGTAAAAGTGGGGACTAGAAGGGCAAGAGGGAATCCCAGAAGATAAATCTGGCTTTAGAGGAAGCTCTCTTTAAAATTCCGGGAAATCATGGCGGAACTTCCAGGCACTCTGGGAGCGTCTGGGCACCGTAACCGCATTTAAGGGGAGTGGTGGGTCtcatgttagcacagagcctcaaTTTCCCAGGGTACGTTCTCCTCTTGAACTCTAATGGAGACAGCAACATAAGCCAGAGGATTCAGCAACCGGCTCTCGCCTGGGGGAGGAGAAACTTGTCTTCAGCTGGCCGCCGTCGTCCTTGGCCAGTGTGAGAGTCGGGGCCTCTCCCTGAACTGAGATCCAAGATTTAGGACTTGAGCTATAAAACGACATTTCCTAGGTTGTAAATCTTTCATTTTGGTTGAAGCCACTGAGGCACGTGTACAAAAACTCCCCTGTACCTATGGAATTGAGACCGTAGAGACCCTCCAGGGAGAGGTGACCTTGAGGGTACCTAAGCTGTGAGCCCCAGGGTGGCCCTCCACCGTTATGCCTGGCTATTAAAAATGCTGTTCCTGACGCTGCCTCTGCTGCCACCAGAGTTTTGAAGACGGCCACGGAGTTGCCCCTGAATCTCTTTGTCCCTGAATCTCCCCTTATTTGTGCGTGCTGGTCTTTATAGCTCTAACACGGACGGGCTTTGTGATTCCTGTCTCCA
Encoded proteins:
- the LOC128311079 gene encoding guanine nucleotide-binding protein G(s) subunit alpha isoforms XLas-like; the protein is MGVRNCLDGNNMSGQRDIPLELGEQPEQPPLEAPGAAAPSPGPGAAEEMETEPPHSEPVPLEIEGEACGPPEVPGPNCQDLGQAIEETRALGGYSPPPEEAMPFEVEQPSPGGFWPTLEQPGDTTGAQAGPEVFSPTVMEPGAFDDARPSLGGYSPPPEEAMPFEFEQPAQGGCSQPLLQVSDLAPGGPGAGVFSTPPQEPGALKPATTGFRGDCSPPPEEAMPFEFDGAAFGDDSPPPGLPRAIPQIDGGSIGQPAAVAVPSAVLLAPAANEPPLWVPGAIGSPSREAVRSPPHFAGDSPPMEISGPPLEIGSAPVGVDDAPVNMDSPPIALDGPPIEVSGAPVKRERAEGERPPVEGEAAEMEGGSAAASAAGRRKVPSPGDGAPAAGAAPASPAAGAAPAAPAAPAAGAAAAAPAAPAAGAAPAARAAPAAPAAGAAPAARAAPAAPASGARPKLRFLRPPSPEIQAADPPTPQPTRAFAWRGRSGRGRDDDERSVSSDDDHSSDESDDGTSGCRRWLQPRRNRRRRKPRRNLLRKFLMQAFGGCFGRSESPQPKAAPSPKVKKIPLAEKRRQMRKEALEKRAQKRAERKRSQLIDKQLQEEKMGYMCTHRLLLLGNAADSARGEQGCPVGLGAWQREEGGVQAEAGRHC